The genomic window TTCtcaaaattatcaaaagaaaGTTGGGTATGATAAAACAAGGTCTCGGTAGCATTTCCCTTGTTCATTCCCGAAATATAAGAATTAGTTTGACTACTGCACGTATGTCAACacataattttgatcattaatatatttaattgtctactagtaaaaattataaaaacttgatattttaaaaatacacttcaaaacaaatcaagcaagatatgctaatatttatatctatatattattaaaaaaatatggtcaaagtaagATAAGTGAATAATATCATTTAGTCAATTGaactcttataaaatgggacggagggaatataaaaaataagccCATACAAAAAATCTGGAATCAACTGAGGCCGTTTGctatagcttattttttaaaaaaatcattttttttataaaaataataatctttaattattttgcatctgtttgttacagatttttaaaataatcagaagttaaaaataatcagaaaacagctaaaaattGAGAAActactaagagtagcttataaaataatagattttttttagaggagagagaaaagaaatgttaaaaaaaaaagttatttgtaattaaaaaaagcacttttataagttgtatccaaacaaactaaaaattattttatttaaaaataataatttttattataacaaacaaacacaaaataataaaatttaacttttctaaaaatatctaaaaactaatatctaaattattttagataaaaatcactatttttttaatccataacaaaaatattttcgaCCAAAAACCACCAAACGCGATTCTGAGTTTTTTTCTCTTGAAAGAACGCGATTCTGAGTTAACGTGGTTTTCTAGCTGAATGTACCGCTGTTCCAAACAAGCACGAAATTGAAATTCGAAACCCTAAACCAAACGGATTTTCCCAATTCGATCAATCAAACACTGCAATTCCATCGAATTTCGATTCGTTCGAATTCCATGACGACACcaccttcttcatcatcttctcaaTCGCAATTCGTATATTCCAACGCCCCTTACTTCCCCGTTCCCTTCCATCTTCAACAACCCGCAACCACCACTCACTACGCCGCCGCACCGTACGTTGCCACCCCTGCTGTTCAACTTCCTCCGCCACCAGTCGTCGGTCCCGTTCCACCTCCGGCTGCTTACTCCGTTCCGCAATATCAGGTAgcttctttgtttttgttttttttattaattggtattaattttgaatttagaGAGAATTTcttattaatttgattaattgattaatcGTGTTGTGTTGTGATTGAACAGGCACAACAGTTATTTGAGAGGGATGCACAGATAATTACGCCGGAGGCTCTTGAGAATGTGAAGGCAGCTATTGCGAGTAGCGACGTTGAGCATAAAGCTGAGACGAAAAAGAAAGCGGTTCCCCGTAAAGCTGCTGGACAATCTTGGGAGGATCCTATACTTGCTGAGTGGCCTGAAGGTATTTTATCATTATGTTTTTGTTATTGCAAGTTAATTTATTCAGTTTTGTTAATTTATGATGGATTCTTTTCTTTAGGAATTGCTCTTATCATTTTTATGCAGAGACTTAGTAGTgtatcattttctttttgtaacATTTACACAAGTTAGATAACTATTCATGGATTGATTTATCTTTACTGCTTTGTATAATCAGATGATTATCGACTCTTCTGCGGTGATCTTGGTAATGAAGTCAACGACGATGTTCTTTCAAAAGCATTCACAAGATTCCCTTCTTTTAACATGGCTAGAGTAAGTGGACGTCTTATCTAACtgaaattcttttatttttggtaaatgATTGGGTTAGTTTTAGCATTTTGTATTTCCTCTTCAGATTTTTGTTTGAAGGGAC from Trifolium pratense cultivar HEN17-A07 linkage group LG1, ARS_RC_1.1, whole genome shotgun sequence includes these protein-coding regions:
- the LOC123903165 gene encoding RNA-binding protein 42, with protein sequence MTTPPSSSSSQSQFVYSNAPYFPVPFHLQQPATTTHYAAAPYVATPAVQLPPPPVVGPVPPPAAYSVPQYQAQQLFERDAQIITPEALENVKAAIASSDVEHKAETKKKAVPRKAAGQSWEDPILAEWPEDDYRLFCGDLGNEVNDDVLSKAFTRFPSFNMARVVRDKRTGKTKGYGFISFANPADLAAALKEMNGKYVGNRPIKLRKSKWRERTDFDALEKQKNHIQKKPKMSRKGILHK